Proteins encoded together in one Phyllostomus discolor isolate MPI-MPIP mPhyDis1 chromosome 6, mPhyDis1.pri.v3, whole genome shotgun sequence window:
- the THY1 gene encoding thy-1 membrane glycoprotein yields MNPTISLTLLLTVLQVASGQKVTSLTACLVDQSLRLDCRHENTTSLPIQYEFSLTRDSKKHVLFGTVGVPEHTYRSRTNFTSKYNIKVLYLSGFTTKDEGIYTCELHVSSQTFSNKKVSVIRDKLIKCGGISLLAQDTSWLLLSLLSLPFLLTMDFISF; encoded by the exons ATGAACCCCACCATCAGCCTCACTCTCCTCCTGACAG TCTTACAGGTGGCCAGTGGACAAAAGGTGACCAGCCTGACAGCCTGCCTGGTGGACCAGAGCCTTCGTTTGGACTGCCGCCATGAGAACACTACCTCTTTGCCCATTCAGTACGAGTTCAGCCTGACCCGTGATTCAAAGAAGCATGTGCTCTTTGGCACTGTGGGAGTGCCTGAGCACACATACCGTTCCCGAACCAATTTCACCAGCAAGTACAACATCAAGGTCCTCTACTTATCTGGTTTCACCACCAAGGATGAGGGGATATACACATGTGAACTCCACGTCTCTAGCCAGACCTTCTCCAACAAGAAGGTCTCTGTGATCAGAG aCAAACTGATCAAGTGTGGGGGCATAAGCCTGCTGGCCCAGGACACATCATGGCTGCTGCTgtccctgctctccctgcccttcctgctcACCATGGATTTCATCTCCTTTTGA